In Campylobacter sp. VBCF_01 NA2, one DNA window encodes the following:
- a CDS encoding argininosuccinate synthase domain-containing protein, translating into MKALALFSGGLDSMLAIKLITMQNIGVTALYMDIGFGGKDDKSEIMSERARMAGAEFLRVDIRDEYLQNVLFSPKYGYGKQFNPCIDCHGYMFKTALSMLEALGASFVISGEVLGQRPMSQRAAAMAQVRKLSSDENNLILRPLSAKLMAPSAPEINGWVDREKLLDISGRGRTRQMELAGEFGFDDYETPAGGCLLTIQSYADKIKDMMKFEKLQTPQDAEILKFGRHLRLNGGAKMIIGRNEEDNARLRNIQNPKFVRIKFTEPLVGAYSLISRGASRDDMELAAKFALTYMKFQPGTSYEVIIENEKFIATPFEDKAEAQKYFIN; encoded by the coding sequence ATGAAGGCACTCGCACTTTTTAGCGGTGGGCTAGATTCGATGCTAGCCATAAAATTAATAACTATGCAAAATATCGGCGTTACGGCACTTTATATGGATATTGGCTTTGGTGGTAAAGATGATAAAAGCGAGATTATGAGCGAGCGAGCGCGCATGGCTGGGGCTGAATTTTTGCGCGTGGATATCAGAGATGAGTATTTGCAAAATGTGCTTTTTAGCCCAAAATACGGCTATGGCAAGCAGTTTAACCCCTGCATAGACTGCCACGGGTATATGTTTAAAACCGCGCTTTCTATGCTAGAAGCACTTGGGGCTAGTTTTGTGATTTCTGGCGAGGTGCTAGGACAGCGCCCGATGAGCCAAAGGGCCGCTGCAATGGCGCAGGTGCGCAAACTAAGTAGCGATGAAAATAACCTAATCTTGCGCCCACTAAGCGCGAAACTAATGGCACCAAGCGCGCCTGAAATCAACGGCTGGGTCGATCGCGAAAAACTGCTAGATATCAGCGGCAGGGGACGAACGCGCCAAATGGAGTTAGCGGGGGAATTTGGCTTTGATGATTACGAAACGCCAGCTGGCGGGTGTTTGCTTACAATCCAAAGCTACGCCGATAAAATCAAAGATATGATGAAATTTGAAAAATTGCAGACCCCGCAGGACGCTGAAATTTTAAAATTCGGCCGTCATTTGCGCCTAAACGGTGGCGCAAAAATGATAATCGGACGCAACGAGGAAGATAATGCGCGCCTAAGAAATATCCAAAATCCAAAATTTGTGCGCATTAAATTTACCGAACCGCTCGTAGGTGCATACTCGCTCATTTCGCGTGGTGCTAGTCGCGATGATATGGAGTTAGCGGCGAAATTCGCGCTAACTTATATGAAATTTCAACCAGGCACAAGCTACGAAGTCATCATCGAAAATGAAAAATTTATAGCCACGCCGTTTGAGGATAAGGCCGAAGCGCAAAAATATTTTATTAACTGA